A window from Primulina huaijiensis isolate GDHJ02 chromosome 13, ASM1229523v2, whole genome shotgun sequence encodes these proteins:
- the LOC140991232 gene encoding uncharacterized protein — MAPTRRAHQDTSRIQEENYTHLSGAGGPPPNGPQPTIHLTPEELTKIVADGVKTAMENKAPNHSVPLQEEREQLHGNQEEERESSAGSKSPTVVEELEELRKKVKVLEGQVGSKDSVPVVKGCPFSDIIIREPLPGHFKSAKIKDYDGSSDPEEHLARFENMAMLHCYGDQIKCKVFLTTLVDSAQRWFEGLAAQSINCFEDFQKVFLHQFSSSKKYKKTAFSLFEVKQRQDETLRAYLKRFNRVALDVPACVPETKTTASMQGLWEGDFFRSLTKKLPVNFEDLLSRAEKYINMEEAQNQKREALKRARGDRVAKPDERAPKKGGPGHLPHVPLKIVRDREIQECSLDVVSHPGPVPRTPRPERKGYCTLHKECSHNTNECRTLRKEFKKHSEPESHPSRDKPRSGPWVYRRPGFNTPGTSASIPSKGGSKRIEENSRERRNAQPEKRDPTPIRGVIKMISGGSTDGDSNRARKARSRRECLEVGERKRDEPIISFGPEDLRGVSLPHNDALVIQARVANYDVLRVFVDNGSSVNVSFKEALVPDGFA; from the coding sequence ATGGCACCTACTAGGAGAGCCCATCAGGACACTTCTCGAATTCAGGAGGAGAACTATACCCATCTCTCTGGTGCAGGAGGCCCCCCACCCAATGGTCCTCAACCCACCATTCATCTAACACCTGAAGAGTTGACCAAAATTGTAGCTGATGGTGTTAAGACGGCCATGGAAAATAAGGCTCCTAATCATTCTGTTCCACTACAAGAAGAACGTGAGCAGTTGCATGGTAATCAGGAAGAGGAGAGGGAGTCAAGCGCAGGTTCTAAGTCCCCTACTGTTGTGGAAGAATTGGAGGAGTTGAGGAAGAAAGTAAAGGTGTTAGAAGGGCaggttggttccaaggatagtGTTCCAGTCGTAAAAGGTTGCCCGTTCTCTGATATTATTATCCGTGAACCATTACCCGGACATTTCAAGTCAGCCAAGATCAAGGACTATGATGGGAGTTCTGATCCCGAAGAGCACCTTGCTCGCTTCGAAAATATGGCTATGTTACATTGCTACGGGGACCAAATCAAGTGTAAAGTGTTCCTCACCACCCTCGTCGACTCTGCACAAAGATGGTTCGAAGGGCTGGCGGCCCAAAGTATCAATTGTTTTGAAGATTTCCAAAAGGTATTTTTGCATCAATTTAGCAGTAGCAAGAAGTACAAGAAGACTGCTTTCAGCCTATTCGAGGTCAAACAAAGGCAAGACGAAACCCTAAGGGCATATCTCAAAAGATTCAACCGAGTGGCCCTGGATGTACCAGCCTGCGTCCCCGAAACGAAAACTACAGCGTCCATGCAAGGGTTGTGGGAAGGGGATTTTTTCCGATCCCTAACTAAGAAATTGCCCGTGAATTTCGAGGATCTCTTATCCCGTGCAGAGAAATACATTAATATGGAAGAGGCGCAGAACCAAAAGAGGGAGGCTTTAAAGAGAGCCAGAGGAGATCGGGTAGCCAAGCCCGACGAAAGAGCTCCCAAGAAAGGTGGCCCGGGACATTTACCTCATGTACCTTTGAAAATTGTTCGGGACCGAGAGATTCAAGAATGCAGCTTGGACGTAGTCTCGCATCCCGGACCAGTACCCAGAACACCAAGACCAGAGCGGAAAGGGTACTGTACCCTTCATAAAGAGTGTTCTCACAATACAAATGAATGCCGAACTCTGAGAAAAGAATTTAAGAAGCACTCTGAACCGGAATCTCATCCTTCCCGGGACAAACCCAGATCTGGTCCTTGGGTATATCGTCGCCCCGGATTCAATACTCCCGGAACATCGGCGAGTATCCCGAGTAAAGGTGGTAGCAAGAGAATCGAAGAGAACTCCCGGGAGAGGAGAAACGCGCAACCAGAAAAGAGGGATCCTACCCCAATCAGAGGAGTGATAAAGATGATTTCAGGAGGGTCTACTGATGGTGACTCTAATCGGGCCAGAAAGGCAAGGAGTAGGAGGGAATGCTTGGAGGTTGGTGAGAGAAAGAGAGACGAGCCAATTATAAGCTTTGGACCAGAGGACCTCAGAGGAGTTAGTCTACCGCACAATGACGCTCTGGTCATCCAGGCTCGAGTGGCTAACTATGATGTGCTTAGGGTATTTGTTGACAACGGTAGTTCCGTCAATGTTAGCTTCAAAGAAGCATTAGTTCCAGATGGATTTGCATGA